In Bradyrhizobium manausense, the sequence GCCGCCGCATCAGCGCCGGCTCGTCGGAGGTCGCAACCACCACGACGGAGCGCGCCAGTCCCTCTTCGCCGAGGTCGTCCTGCAGGAATTCCTGCACCTCACGGCCGCGTTCGCCGATCAGCCCGATGACGCTGACGGCGGCATCGACGTTGCGCGCGAGCATCGACAGCAGCACCGATTTGCCGACTCCGGAGCCGGCGAAGATGCCCATGCGCTGGCCGCGGCAGCAGGTGAGAAAGGTGTTCATCGCGCGCACGCCGAGATCCAGCGGCGCGCCGACGCGCTTGCGCGAATGCGCCGGCGGCGGCGAATTGCGATATGGCATCGGCGAGGCGCCCTGGGGCAACGGCCCCTTGCCGTCGATCGGCTCGCCCAGCGCATTGACGACGCGGCCGAGCCAGGCCGATGACGGCCGCACCTGATTGGCGGCATTGGCGATGACGGCCTTGCAGCCGCGCCGCACGCCGTCGAGGCCGGCGAACGGCATCACGACGGCGTTGTTGCCGGAGAAGCCGATCACCTCGCATGGGATGGATCGGTTGCCGCCAGTCTCGATCACGAGCCGCGCGCCGACCGACATCGCGTGGATCGGGCCGGCCACCTCGACCATCAGCCCGCGAACGCCGACCACACGGCCATAGATATTGACGCCGTCGATATCGCCGATCTGTTCAGCCAGAGCCTTCATTAGAGGGCCTTCATAGCGGCACGCGCCTTCCTGATCGGGGCCTTCATGGCGAAACCCTTAAATTTCGCCATATTTCTGAACGGCGCTTAACTTCGTGTTTACCCGCATCGTTAATCATTGCGTCACTGTCTTTGTGACTGAGCGTGGCTCCCCTTCAGAAGAAGGCTGAGTCGCGGGAGTCGGTTAGGCCCGTCTCTTAAAGTGGAACTTGAACGGAGCCGGATAACGAAAGCTGCTTCACACGCAAGACCTTAGGGCGATTCGAGAAAAATTGCACCGGGGGGACTTGCGTTCCAGAATCAGGATTTGTTAACCATCTGTTGTCAGGATCCGAATCAGTTGTTCAAAGGCGTTTTGTTGAGTGCCGCGAATGCGGCCGACCTGACGCCCAGGAGCGGCGACTATGGGGAACTGGCATGCGCGTTTTGCTGATTGAAGATGACAGCGCCGTCGCGCAGTCGATCGAGCTGATGCTGAAGTCTGAGAGCTTCAACGTCTACACGACCGATTTGGGGGAAGAAGGCGTCGATCTCGGTAAGTTATACGATTACGACATTATCCTTCTCGACCTCAACCTGCCGGACATGTCGGGCTACGACGTGCTCAAGCAGCTTCGGGTCTCCAAGATCAAGACACCGATCCTGATCCTCTCCGGCCTCGCCGGCATCGAGGACAAGGTCAAAGGTCTCGGCGTCGGCGCCGACGACTACATGACCAAACCCTTCCACAAGGACGAGCTGGTTGCCCGCATCCATGCGATCGTGCGCCGCTCCAAGGGTCACGCCCAGTCGGTCATCCAGACCGGCGACCTCGTCGTCAACCTCGACACCAAGACGGTCGAAGTCGGCGGCCAGCGCGTGCACCTGACCGGCAAGGAATACCAGATGCTGGAGCTGCTCTCGCTCCGCAAGGGTACGACCCTCACCAAGGAAATGTTCCTCAACCACCTCTATGGCGGCATGGACGAGCCCGAGCTGAAGATCATCGACGTCTTCATCTGCAAGCTCCGCAAGAAGCTGGCCAACGCTTCCGAGGGACGCAACTTCATCGAGACCGTGTGGGGCCGCGGCTACGTGCTGCGCGAGCCGCACGAGCACGAAGAGCGCATCCCCGCCTGATCCTGGGTTTACCCGCGAGCCCTCCCGGGCTCGCTCCTCCCAGCCTGGACCCCGCCGCAAATGGCGGGGTTTTGTTGTTTGGGGCTTCGTCAGGCGCTGGCGAGTGAAGCGGTGGCGAGCGTGGGCCTGCCGACCGGAACGCGCGACGCCGCCTCGCGCAGCCAGGCGATCAGCGCGTAGCCGATGATGAATCCGAAGGCGAAGGTCGGGACCACGAACGACCAGAGGAACGACCAGGCCGGGACGTTGTCGACGACCTCCATCACCGGCATCGGGCTGATCAGGTGGATCGCCATCAGCACCCACAGCATCGTGGTCATGCCGCCGCCAAAGACGAGACCATCGCGCATCCGCCGCGTGATCCGCGACCGATGGCTCCACGTCGAATCCTGCACCAGCAGCGCCGCCATGCCCGCGATCCCCCAGGGAAAGATCAGGAGCGGCAGATCGTGCCAGATGACGTCGAAACGAGGCCTGTCCGGAAACTGGTAGACGTCGAACGCCGCCTGGATGATGCCAAAGATCGGGGTGCTCAAGAGGCCGACCGTCAGGATGAAGGCAATCGGCACTCCGCCGAAAATGCTCTCGTTCGCGAAGGCGTATTGCCGCTTGAGGTGGTAGACCAGCGAGAAATTGATGATGAGGTAGAGCGGCGTCGTCACCAGCGTCCGCAGCATGGCGACATCCGAGTCACCAGGCATGTGAACGACCTTGCCGGACCCGACCAACCACGCCAGGCACCACACAAAGGCGAAGCCGGCCACGACCGCGACGAACTTCAGGATGCCGGGCGGTGCCGGTTCCAGCGTGAAGCCGATCCGCCCCAGCCTTTGCCTGCTGCGGCCGAGGGTCCATTCATCGGCCAGCGCGGCGCGCGCGGCGAACAGGAAGAGATTGTTGAGCAGGGCATCCATATCCTTGCGCAGATCTTCCAGCATGCATCCCGCCGCGGTCTGGGCCGCGAGTTGCAGTTGGCTCACCACGCTGTGGCGGGTCGAGAGCTGGTCGAGCGCCTGCCAGTCATCAGGCTCGACAAGGCTGTCCTCCATGATCGCACCGTAGATCTCGGCACTGCTCTTGAGCACGCGGACGGTGCGGAAGCAGAGCGAATCGTAGACCGCGAGCAGCTCCGCATAGAGATCGGAATTGCGTTCCATGAAGGGCTGATGCTCGGAAGCCCAGCGCTCGAGATGAAGCATCAGCGCCGAGATCTTGAGGAAGCGCGACTGGATCGCGGTCGATTGCGTGGCGCGGAAATCATCGACCTGGTAGCCGACCCTGGACAGCTTGCGCTGCAGGCTCGGCATGTCGTCGGGACCGACCTGGAACGACGCGGCGGCAAGCGCGTCGCGCAGCGCGAACGCGCTGACGGGAATGCCGGCCAGCCCCTGGCAGAGTTTTCTCCACCACCTCGGCACGACCGGAATGAGCCAGGCGACCATCAGGACCCAGACCGCAGCGAGCGGCGACAGCTTCGCGGGAAGAAAAGCGTAGATCAAAAGGAACGGCGTGATGAAGACGGCGAGGCCGAACAGGAACAGCGGCCGCGTCGTGAACGAGCGCGTCCCCTTCAGCGTGTGAAACCTGAACCAGTAGAACAACACGACCAGAAGCGGTCCGCCGAACGACTCGAAGATCGCATTCAGGGGTTCTACGACATGAGCAAGCGACACGATGAACTCCTATCGCCAGGGTTCGCTGTTAAAGGGCGCCGAACACCACGGCATGCGGCGGCCGCGTGAAGCGTCACGCGGCCTGGGCGACCATCTTGGCCTTCTGGACCAGCAGATCGATATTGTCGGGGGCCAGCGCGATCGCGCTGTCCATATCGTTCTGGGCCTTCACCACGTCCTTGATCTGGGCATAGGCATTGGCCCGCGACACCAGATATTTCGGCTCGTTCTCGTTGGTCGCGATCGCCATGCCGAACGCCTTGATCGCGTCCTCGACATAGCCGCGCTTGTCGTCGGTGCCGGCGGCCGTCATGCTGACGATGCCCTTGATCCAGTAGAACTCGGCGTTCTTCGGCTTGAGCTTGATCGCTTCGGTAATGTCGCTCAGCGCATTCTCGTAGAGACCGACGGTCACGTTGAAGTTGGCTCGCCGCACGAAATATTCCGGCTTCGCCGGATCGAGCTTGAGCATGTAGGCGAAGCTCGCGGCGGCCTTCGGGATCTGCTTCTGCTTGTGCTGAAGCGTGCCGAGATCGAAATAGACCTTTGCGAGCCGGACCGAGAGTTCGGAATCGCCGGCCAGGAGACCGTGCAGTTCCTGTCCGCGCCGGGTCAGGTCCTCCAGCGCCTCGACCGTCGTCGGGGCGATCAGCAGCGCCTCCATGAAGTCATCGCGGCGCTGTTGCAGCATTTCCTTCGAGGGGCGCCCCGCCTCGGGCGGCGCGACCTGCGGCTGCGGCGCTTCGACGTCGAAGATCCGGCCATCGGGCGAGCGCATGTAGAGGACCGGAATGCCCCACTCGACGCGCGACTTCTCCTGGATGAATTTGCGCGCGAGCGTGACCGCATCGTCGATCGGACGGTTGCCGGCAAGCGCTGCGTAAAATCCCTCCGACATCGAGATCGCAGCGTTGTCGGTGATTGGAAACTGCATCGCCACCACGGCGGGCAGCCATCCCGTCTTCATCAATCCGATCGCCGGATTGCCGAAGCGGTCGCCGACATTGACCCTGGCGCTCTCGCAGCAATTGAGCACGATCAGGCGCAGGCTGCGCCGCGCTCCCGTCAGCATCATCGCGAGGTCGGTGGCGAACTTCTTCACCGGCTTGCCGTCCTCGTCGACCATGACGACGAAGCCGCTGGCGCCGGCGCCTGGCAATGCCTCCTCGACGCCGCCATGCCCGATGAAGTGGAAGATGTGCCATTCTCCTTCAAGCAGCTTCTTCATCAGGTCTTTGCCGGTCCCGCCGGGGACCCACTGGAAATCGACCTTGCCTTCGTGCTGGAGTGCGTCGATGCCCTTATTGATGCGGTCGCGCTCCTTGACGACGTTGAGCTTCGGCCATTCGCTGGTCGATGGATCGGCGATCATGCCGAGGATGCGCAACGGTCCCTTGACGCCCATCCGGCCGACGCCGCCCGCCGTCTCGAGATAACGCACGATGGGGCGCGTGAGGCTGACGAAGCCGGGCATGTCGTCTTCGTCGTAGAGATATTCCCAGGGCAGTCCGGCGAGGTCAGCCGCCTCGATGCGCAGCTTGATCCTCAGATCCTGCGCGGCACCCTTGCTGCGCTCATAGATCCGCTGGATCGACGGCACGTCGGTGAAGACGCTGCGAAACACGCCGCGGCCAAAATCCCGCAACACCTGCTCGCCGCGCGTGGTCGGTCCCTGGCGATTCTTGTCGTCGATCTCGAGGACGGCGCTTTCGAGCTCGCCGCGCAGCTTGGCCAATTCGCCGGGTGCCGAGAACCAGAATTTGACCTGGCTCTTCGGCGCCTCGCCCGCCGGAGACCTGACGACCCGGCCGTAATATTGCTGAGGACCGCCGCCCATCGGCAGGTCGGAGCCGATCTCGAGCTCGAAATCTTCGTATTCGGCAACAGGCATTTTGAGCCTCACTCAACAAGATTTTGGTCTGAACGAAGTATCCCTCGAATCGAGCGGCCGAGATGACGGCGGCCGCAAAGCAATGTCTCAGACTATCACATGCAACCTCGAGACGCATTTGTGAAGCATGTCTCATGCGGCCCGAATTTTTGTGCGGTGCCCGGCGCGTGCCGGAGAGCCGGGTTGTTTCTGGGGATCGAACCTGACAGGCCGGTGCGGCGACTAAGCGATCGTGCCAGAATTCGCGGGCGCCAACGTCGGACCTCTCCCATGATCCTGCAATCGCTCGCCGGCCTGCCCGCCTTCCTGGTCTATTTCTGCACCGGGCTGATCGCGATAGTGGCATATCTGTTCGTCTACACGCGGATGACGCCGCACAACGAGTTCCAGCTGATCCGGGACAACGATCCAGCGGCTGCGATTGCGCTCGGCCTCAGCCTGCTCGGCTTCGTGGCGCCCCTGTTCAGCGCGATCGCCCATTCCGCCAATGTGCTGGACTGCCTGGTCTGGGCCTTCGTCGCGCTGATCGTGCAGGTCGCCGTGTTCTACATCGTGAAAATTCCGGTGCCGAACCTGTCGGGGCGGATCGCCGCCGGTGAGCTCGCGCCCGCCATCTGGCTCGGCCTGTCCTCGCTCGCAGCGGGCCTGCTGAACGCCGCCTGCATGATCTATTGATATGGCCGCCAAGCCTCCCACCAAAGATTTCGGCAAGCGCAGGCCCGCCGCCGTGCCGTCGGCACCGCGCGAGCCGGTGAAACGCTCGGGCCATGTCGCACTGCTGGTGATGGGGACGATTGCGGTCGGCACCACCGCCTTCACGTTGATGCCGCGGACGGCTTGCGATCCGAATCCGCCCGGGGCGACAGCCCCCGGGGCAACGGTCCCCGGCGCAGCGGCGCCGGCATCGGCGAGCACCAACTGCAGCAGCCGCAGCTCATCAGGCAGCTCGCATTGGTCGTCGCGGTCGAGCTTCTACAGCAGCGACTCCTCAAGTCATTCCTCGTCGGGTGGCTCGTCCAGCTCAGCCTCCGGTGGCGTCACGCGTGGCGGCTTCGGCTCGTTCGCGCATGCCTTCTCGGGCGGGAGCTGACGCGCGAGGTTTTGAATTCAACGCCGCGCGCCTGTCTGGTTTAAAGCGTGCGGGAGGACAGGCCATGAAACGCTCGCGAAGGGTCATGCTCACGCTGATGGGAAGCGCCGCGGTCAGCGCCGCCTCGATGGGATTCACCAGGCGAGAACATCCCTGCGGCTCCGGGCTCGAAGCCGTGCCCGGCATCGACGGCGAGCCATATTGCCGGCCGCGCTATGGCGGCTTCGGCGGCACGCTGCATCGCATGCACGGTAGCCATCATGGTCAAGGTCATGGCGGTCAAGGTCATGGCGGTCACGGCGGCTGACACATGCAACGTATCAGCTGTCCCGAGCGCGACGATTGGCAACAGACCGCCGAGCAATGCGGCTTCGCCTTCCACACCATCGACGGCGAGCGCTATTGGGACGAGCGCGCTTATTACGCCTTCACGCTCGAGGAGATCGAACGCTCGATCGAGACGCCGACCGGCGAGATCGACGCAATGTGCCTGGAGCTCGCCGGCCGCGTGATCGGCGACGAGCGCCATCTGCGCCGGCTGAAGATACCGGAGGCATTCTGGAGCCTGATCTCCGAGAGCTGGGAGCGCGACGACCACAGCCTGTACGGCCGTCTCGATCTGAGATTCGACGGCGAGAGTCCCGCAAAACTGCTCGAATACAACGCGGACACGCCGACCTCGATCTTCGAGGCCGCGGTGTTCCAATGGACCTGGCTCGAGCAGGCGATCGAGAGGTGCATCATCCCCGCGCGCGCCGATCAGTTCAACTCGATCCACGAGCGACTGATCGAGGCATGGAAGCAAGTTGCTGCGAATAAGCATCTGCACCTTACCGGCACCACCGGCAACGAGGAAGACGCCGGCACGCTCGCTTATCTCGAGGATACCGCGCGCCAGGCGGGCCTCTCGACCACGCTGCTCGACATCGAGGAGATCGGCTGGCGCGACGTCGGCGGCTTCGTCGATCTCGACAACCGCGACATGGAGCTTGTCTTCAAGCTCTACCCCTGGGAATGGATGTTCCACGATGCCTTCGGCGCAAAGCTACTGGGCGCGCCGACGCGCTGGATCGAGCCTCCGTGGAAAGCGGTGCTCTCCAACAAGGGCATCCTGCCGCTGCTCTGGGAGATATTTCCAAACCATCCCAACCTGCTGCCGGCTTACTTCGAGGACGATCCACGCGCCGCCGAGCTCGGCAGCTCCTACGTCCGCAAGCCGCTGCTGTCGCGCGAAGGGGCCAACGTCACGCTGGTGTCGGGCGGAATGTCACTCGACGAGCACACGGGGCCCTACGGCGCCGAAGGCTTCGTGCGTCAGGCGCTGTCGCCGTTGCCGAATTTTTCAGGCGTCTATCCGGTGGTGGGAAGCTGGCTGGTGAACCACGAACCGTGCGGGCTTTCGATCCGCGAGGACGAGAGCCCGATCACGGGAAACAGCTCGCGGTTCTTGCCGCATGCGATTTTGTGACGCTTGTTGTCTTCCCTTCTCCCCCTGTGGGAGAAGGTGAAGAAGCCCTCTCACCTTGCCGCGGCGACCTTCAGCGGCTGCGGCATCAGTCCGCCCATCGGGCGGCCGGATCGCACGGGGTTGAGCTGGTAGAGGCCACGACGATCGGACATCGGGCGGAACACGTCGGTGATGCCGACGACCGATTCGGCGGCGCCCAGCAGCAGCGTGCCGTCCGCTTCCAGGCCCCTGGCCATGCGCTCGAAAATCACGGCCTTGGTGTCCTGATCGAAATAGATCAGGACATTGCGGCAGAAGATCACGTCGAACGTGCCGAGGTGAGAGAAGTCCTGCAACAGATTGAGCTGTCGGAACTGCACCATCGCACGAACATCGGCATTGAGCTGCCACACGTCGCTCGATTGGGTGAAGTATTTCATCAACAGCTGGATCGGCAGGCCGCGCTGCACTTCGAACTGGCTGTAAACGCCGGCCCTGGATTTCTCCAGCACCTCCTGCGAGAGATCGGTGGCGACGATTTCGATGCGCCAGCCGGCGAGCGCGGCGCCCATCTCCTTCAGGCACATCGCGATCGAATAAGGCTCCTGCCCAGTCGACGACGCTGCCGACCAGATCCGCAGCGACTTGCGCGCGGCGCGTGCCTGAATCAGGCGAGGCATGATGCTGTCGCGCAGATGATCGAACGGGATCCTGTCGCGGAAGAAGAAGGTTTCGTTGGTGGTCATGGCCTCGACCACATCAGTCGCAAGCCGGCCATCGCCGCTCCTGATCTTCAGCACGAGATCGGGGATCCCGGGCAGGCTCGCCTTGCGGGCCAGCGGCAGCAGGCGGCTCTCGACCAGATATTGCTTGTCGGGTGAGAGATCGAGGCCGGAGCGTTCTTTCAGGAACTTGCGCAGATAGTCGTAATCCGCAGGCGTCACGAGCGGTCTCCCGCAAACAGGCGGTTGACCTTGGCGCCGATCTGGTTGAGCGGCAGGATCGCCGCGCAGATGCCGGCGTTGGCCGCCGCACCCGGCATGCCCCACACCACGCTGGACGCTTCATCCTGCGCGATGACGCTGCCGCCGGCGGCGACGATATCCTTGCCGCCGCGCATGCCGTCCGAGCCCATGCCGGTCAGGATCACGGAGAGGATGTTGCCGTGCCAGATGTCGATGGCGGAGGTGAACAACGGATCGACCGCGGGCTTGCAGAAATTGACGGCGGGGCCGTCGTCGAGCGCGATCGCGGGTTCGGCGCCGCTGCGCACGACGCGCATATGCTTGCCGCCCGGCGCGAGATAGATGCGCCCCGGCTTCACCGGTTCGCCGTCGACAGCCTCGGCTGCGGGCTTGCGGCTCGAGCGTGCCAGATGCTCGGCGAGAATGGTGGTGAAGGTCGGCGGCATATGCTGGGTAATCAGCACCGGGAAGCGGTCGATGACGGGGCCGAGCTCGGTGACGAGCGTCATCAACGCCTGCGGGCCACCGGTCGAGGAGCCGATCAGCAGCACCTTCGGCGCCTGGGTCGAGAACGGACGCGTGGACATCGGGCCCGGGAACAGGGCGTGCGGGGCTGGTGCCGGCGCCGCAGCAGGCCGAGCAACAACCGGTGCACGCGCAACCGGCGCAGCCGGGCTCGCAGGCGCGAGCGGTGGGCTCGCCACGGCCGACTTCCGGCGCAGCCGCGCACCGAGATGACGGATCTTCTGGATCAGATCATGATGGAAGATATCGGCGGCGGACGCCTCGCGCGTCGATTCCGGTTTCGGAATGTAGTCTGCCGCGCCGAGCGACAGCGCCTTGAAGCTGACCTCCGCATTGCGGCGGGTCAGCGTCGACGCCATGATGACGACGAGATCGCGCTTCTTCGCCAGCAGTTGCGGCAGCGCCGAGATGCCGTCGAGCTCGGGCATTTCGATGTCGAGCACGGCGACGTCAGGGTTGATGCGTTCGATCTGGTTCACCGCCTCGAGCCCGGTGCGCAGCGACGCCGCGACCTCCATGTCGTGCTCGGCCCCGATCCAGCGCGAGATCAGACCGCGTATGACGACGGAGTCGTCGACGATCATCACCCGCAGCGGCCCGGCTTCACGCGACGTGCCCGTGGTCGAATTGCCTGCGAACGCCACACTCATTACTCACCAACTCAGACTGAAACGGTTTAGTTGAAAACAAGCGCCGAAGGAGCCGTCCAGCCTCCGGTGTTCGCTCAGATCAAGCCGACTTCCTGGAACTTCGCCGTCACGATGTCCTTGTCGAAGGGCTTCATGATGTACTCGTTGGCGCCGGCATGGAGCGCACGCGCGATGTGCGCGACGTCGTTCTCGGTGGTGCAGAACACCACCTTGGGCTGATCGCCGCCGGGCATGCGGCGGAGATGACCGAGGAACTCGTAGCCGTCCATGACAGGCATGTTCCAGTCGAGCAGCACCGCGTCGGGCAGCCCGCGCTTGCAGGCTTCCAGTGCCTTCTCACCGTCCTCGGCTTCGAGAATCTGGAAGTCGAGGCCTTCCAGGATCCGGCGCGCAACCTTGCGGATGACGCTGGAATCATCAACGACGAGACAAGTTCGCATGTGAACCTCTGCTTCCTGTCCCCTTTGCGGGGGCACTTCCAATTGCACGTCTGTCGGCGGCCATGCCGCCGTATCAGGCAGCCATCATCTCGGGTGCGAGCTCGAGCACGCGATCGACGTCGAGGACGACCATGAGCTGGCCGTCGAGACGGTGGACGCCGCCGGCGAGCTTGGCCATGCGGGGATCGAGGTTGACGGGGTTCTCCTCCATGCCGGCCTCGGGCAGGCGCAGCACCTCGCCGATCTGGTCGATCAGGAGGCCGTAGGATTCGCCGCGCAGGTCGACGCCGACCGCCATCGCCGTCTTGCCGTCTTCGTCCCGGGGCAGGCCGAGACGCGAGCGCATGTCGACCACGGTGACGATGCGGCCGCGCAGGTTCAGGACGCCCGCGATCTCGCGCGAGGACAGCGGAACCCGGGTGACGCGCTCGGGCATGAACACGTCCTGGACGCGGGAGATCGGCAGGCCGAACAGCTGGCCGCCGATCATCGCGGTGACGTATTCGAC encodes:
- the ctrA gene encoding response regulator transcription factor CtrA gives rise to the protein MRVLLIEDDSAVAQSIELMLKSESFNVYTTDLGEEGVDLGKLYDYDIILLDLNLPDMSGYDVLKQLRVSKIKTPILILSGLAGIEDKVKGLGVGADDYMTKPFHKDELVARIHAIVRRSKGHAQSVIQTGDLVVNLDTKTVEVGGQRVHLTGKEYQMLELLSLRKGTTLTKEMFLNHLYGGMDEPELKIIDVFICKLRKKLANASEGRNFIETVWGRGYVLREPHEHEERIPA
- a CDS encoding DUF350 domain-containing protein; translated protein: MILQSLAGLPAFLVYFCTGLIAIVAYLFVYTRMTPHNEFQLIRDNDPAAAIALGLSLLGFVAPLFSAIAHSANVLDCLVWAFVALIVQVAVFYIVKIPVPNLSGRIAAGELAPAIWLGLSSLAAGLLNAACMIY
- a CDS encoding CheR family methyltransferase, whose translation is MTPADYDYLRKFLKERSGLDLSPDKQYLVESRLLPLARKASLPGIPDLVLKIRSGDGRLATDVVEAMTTNETFFFRDRIPFDHLRDSIMPRLIQARAARKSLRIWSAASSTGQEPYSIAMCLKEMGAALAGWRIEIVATDLSQEVLEKSRAGVYSQFEVQRGLPIQLLMKYFTQSSDVWQLNADVRAMVQFRQLNLLQDFSHLGTFDVIFCRNVLIYFDQDTKAVIFERMARGLEADGTLLLGAAESVVGITDVFRPMSDRRGLYQLNPVRSGRPMGGLMPQPLKVAAAR
- a CDS encoding response regulator, encoding MRTCLVVDDSSVIRKVARRILEGLDFQILEAEDGEKALEACKRGLPDAVLLDWNMPVMDGYEFLGHLRRMPGGDQPKVVFCTTENDVAHIARALHAGANEYIMKPFDKDIVTAKFQEVGLI
- a CDS encoding chemotaxis protein CheW, whose translation is MSKKKTQSAEGAMVEYVTAMIGGQLFGLPISRVQDVFMPERVTRVPLSSREIAGVLNLRGRIVTVVDMRSRLGLPRDEDGKTAMAVGVDLRGESYGLLIDQIGEVLRLPEAGMEENPVNLDPRMAKLAGGVHRLDGQLMVVLDVDRVLELAPEMMAA
- the fliI gene encoding flagellar protein export ATPase FliI, whose product is MKALAEQIGDIDGVNIYGRVVGVRGLMVEVAGPIHAMSVGARLVIETGGNRSIPCEVIGFSGNNAVVMPFAGLDGVRRGCKAVIANAANQVRPSSAWLGRVVNALGEPIDGKGPLPQGASPMPYRNSPPPAHSRKRVGAPLDLGVRAMNTFLTCCRGQRMGIFAGSGVGKSVLLSMLARNVDAAVSVIGLIGERGREVQEFLQDDLGEEGLARSVVVVATSDEPALMRRQAAYLTLAVAEYFRDEGQDVLCLMDSVTRFAMAQREIGLSAGEPPTAKGYTPTVFTELPKLLERAGPGLGEGAITAIFTVLVDGDDHNEPIADAVRGILDGHIVMQRSIAERGRYPAINILKSVSRTMPKSADPQFWPTIQKARAVMATYADMEELIRLGAYRAGSSPEVDEAIRLHEPLEAFLRQRKDENASLADGYHQLAQILGNLETER
- a CDS encoding protein-glutamate methylesterase/protein-glutamine glutaminase; protein product: MSVAFAGNSTTGTSREAGPLRVMIVDDSVVIRGLISRWIGAEHDMEVAASLRTGLEAVNQIERINPDVAVLDIEMPELDGISALPQLLAKKRDLVVIMASTLTRRNAEVSFKALSLGAADYIPKPESTREASAADIFHHDLIQKIRHLGARLRRKSAVASPPLAPASPAAPVARAPVVARPAAAPAPAPHALFPGPMSTRPFSTQAPKVLLIGSSTGGPQALMTLVTELGPVIDRFPVLITQHMPPTFTTILAEHLARSSRKPAAEAVDGEPVKPGRIYLAPGGKHMRVVRSGAEPAIALDDGPAVNFCKPAVDPLFTSAIDIWHGNILSVILTGMGSDGMRGGKDIVAAGGSVIAQDEASSVVWGMPGAAANAGICAAILPLNQIGAKVNRLFAGDRS
- a CDS encoding CHAT domain-containing tetratricopeptide repeat protein, whose amino-acid sequence is MPVAEYEDFELEIGSDLPMGGGPQQYYGRVVRSPAGEAPKSQVKFWFSAPGELAKLRGELESAVLEIDDKNRQGPTTRGEQVLRDFGRGVFRSVFTDVPSIQRIYERSKGAAQDLRIKLRIEAADLAGLPWEYLYDEDDMPGFVSLTRPIVRYLETAGGVGRMGVKGPLRILGMIADPSTSEWPKLNVVKERDRINKGIDALQHEGKVDFQWVPGGTGKDLMKKLLEGEWHIFHFIGHGGVEEALPGAGASGFVVMVDEDGKPVKKFATDLAMMLTGARRSLRLIVLNCCESARVNVGDRFGNPAIGLMKTGWLPAVVAMQFPITDNAAISMSEGFYAALAGNRPIDDAVTLARKFIQEKSRVEWGIPVLYMRSPDGRIFDVEAPQPQVAPPEAGRPSKEMLQQRRDDFMEALLIAPTTVEALEDLTRRGQELHGLLAGDSELSVRLAKVYFDLGTLQHKQKQIPKAAASFAYMLKLDPAKPEYFVRRANFNVTVGLYENALSDITEAIKLKPKNAEFYWIKGIVSMTAAGTDDKRGYVEDAIKAFGMAIATNENEPKYLVSRANAYAQIKDVVKAQNDMDSAIALAPDNIDLLVQKAKMVAQAA
- a CDS encoding glutathionylspermidine synthase family protein, whose translation is MQRISCPERDDWQQTAEQCGFAFHTIDGERYWDERAYYAFTLEEIERSIETPTGEIDAMCLELAGRVIGDERHLRRLKIPEAFWSLISESWERDDHSLYGRLDLRFDGESPAKLLEYNADTPTSIFEAAVFQWTWLEQAIERCIIPARADQFNSIHERLIEAWKQVAANKHLHLTGTTGNEEDAGTLAYLEDTARQAGLSTTLLDIEEIGWRDVGGFVDLDNRDMELVFKLYPWEWMFHDAFGAKLLGAPTRWIEPPWKAVLSNKGILPLLWEIFPNHPNLLPAYFEDDPRAAELGSSYVRKPLLSREGANVTLVSGGMSLDEHTGPYGAEGFVRQALSPLPNFSGVYPVVGSWLVNHEPCGLSIREDESPITGNSSRFLPHAIL